A stretch of Arthrobacter sunyaminii DNA encodes these proteins:
- a CDS encoding pyridoxamine 5'-phosphate oxidase family protein has protein sequence MATEDTQAFVWETAATHQSEDLTEAQCWTLLAGTGTGRVAYQDNGRVLVFPVNYVVHDQGVYFRTARDGVLGGGPEHQNASFQIDHHDSGRMEGWSVLLSGRAEPVTDADLLTELWGRRMDEPWGGGQRDVFIGIEPGLLTGRRVGRR, from the coding sequence ATGGCGACGGAAGATACACAGGCTTTTGTGTGGGAAACTGCTGCAACCCACCAGAGTGAGGACCTGACGGAAGCGCAGTGCTGGACGCTGTTGGCGGGCACGGGAACCGGGCGGGTTGCCTACCAGGACAACGGCCGGGTGCTGGTGTTCCCGGTCAACTACGTGGTCCACGACCAAGGCGTGTATTTCCGAACAGCGCGGGACGGCGTGCTGGGAGGTGGACCGGAGCACCAAAACGCATCGTTCCAGATTGACCACCATGATTCCGGGCGCATGGAAGGCTGGTCGGTTCTGCTCAGCGGCCGTGCCGAGCCGGTCACGGACGCGGACCTGCTGACCGAACTCTGGGGCCGCCGCATGGATGAGCCCTGGGGCGGCGGTCAGCGGGATGTTTTCATCGGCATTGAGCCGGGGCTCCTGACCGGGCGCAGGGTGGGGCGGCGATGA
- a CDS encoding Asp23/Gls24 family envelope stress response protein gives MDDAQNQNMSAAQAGLAGQGSADAAAHRAPVHAPAPDRTVNPAPASVPDAVPPTAVGGKTAISEQAVAKVAAIAARSVAGVYALGTGSGRALGAVRDAVGASSATQGVHVDVGETEVAVDVTLVAVYGTPLTRIADNVRTAVYSAVESLVGLRVVEVNVDVNDVQIPGAAEGRSDKPGSGSESA, from the coding sequence ATGGATGATGCCCAGAACCAGAACATGTCCGCGGCCCAGGCCGGCCTGGCCGGGCAGGGATCCGCGGATGCCGCCGCCCATCGGGCCCCCGTGCACGCACCTGCTCCGGACCGCACGGTAAATCCGGCCCCCGCATCGGTTCCCGATGCGGTTCCGCCAACCGCGGTCGGCGGCAAGACGGCCATCAGTGAGCAGGCAGTGGCCAAAGTTGCTGCCATTGCCGCCCGGTCCGTGGCAGGAGTTTACGCACTGGGCACCGGTTCCGGACGTGCGCTGGGCGCCGTCCGCGATGCAGTGGGTGCGTCCAGCGCCACTCAAGGGGTCCACGTTGATGTGGGTGAGACTGAAGTTGCGGTTGACGTGACCCTCGTGGCTGTTTACGGAACCCCGCTGACCCGGATTGCCGACAATGTCCGTACCGCCGTTTATTCTGCGGTGGAATCGCTGGTGGGACTGCGGGTGGTGGAAGTGAACGTTGACGTGAATGATGTCCAGATTCCAGGTGCGGCCGAAGGCCGGTCCGACAAGCCGGGCTCAGGGTCCGAGTCCGCTTAG
- a CDS encoding DUF2273 domain-containing protein, whose product MKPTVTGMAIGAVLAFTALIFDFWGFLLMALFIAAGALCGRAAEGKVDFRTVRDALTGRRSSS is encoded by the coding sequence ATGAAACCAACCGTTACAGGCATGGCGATCGGAGCCGTTCTCGCCTTCACCGCACTGATTTTCGATTTTTGGGGCTTCCTGCTGATGGCACTGTTCATTGCAGCAGGGGCTTTGTGCGGGCGCGCCGCCGAGGGCAAAGTGGATTTCCGCACTGTCCGTGACGCGCTGACCGGACGCCGTTCTTCCTCGTGA
- a CDS encoding DUF6286 domain-containing protein, with protein sequence MSSNDVRTRQIVRRETHASRAAASIVLVILAIIFCLYVLLEATLQALGQDAWLTDPAALGAWLSRLPENADSAILGLSGLLILLAGLVFFLQAVLPGRRPRYSLPNPRAAVVVDAEVLASSLARRTRLTAGVTAEQVLVTVGRTRIDVRIRPTSGIPVDEEAVRAAVTEELELTGLAPRPEVRVQVSSVGVIGQ encoded by the coding sequence GTGAGCAGCAACGACGTTCGCACGCGGCAGATCGTACGCCGTGAAACCCACGCCAGCCGGGCAGCCGCTTCCATAGTGCTGGTCATCCTGGCCATTATTTTCTGCCTATACGTCCTGCTGGAAGCAACGCTCCAGGCCCTCGGCCAGGACGCCTGGCTCACAGACCCTGCCGCCCTGGGCGCCTGGCTTTCCCGCCTTCCCGAGAACGCAGACTCCGCCATACTGGGACTCAGCGGACTGCTGATCCTGCTGGCGGGCCTGGTGTTCTTCCTGCAGGCGGTCCTGCCGGGCAGGCGTCCGCGCTACTCATTGCCCAACCCGCGCGCCGCCGTCGTGGTGGACGCTGAAGTGCTGGCCTCTTCGCTGGCGCGCCGGACCCGCCTCACTGCCGGCGTCACTGCCGAGCAGGTGCTGGTGACGGTGGGCCGCACCCGTATTGACGTCCGCATCCGGCCGACGTCGGGCATCCCGGTCGATGAAGAGGCGGTGCGCGCGGCCGTGACCGAAGAGTTGGAGCTGACCGGCCTGGCGCCCCGCCCCGAGGTTCGCGTGCAGGTGTCTTCCGTGGGGGTGATCGGCCAGTGA
- a CDS encoding Gfo/Idh/MocA family protein, translated as MIGHGFMGAAHSQGWRVAPRFFDLPARPEMTLLVGRNAGRTEAAAQKWGWEQTETDWRGAIARDDVDVIDIVTPGASHAEIAIAALEAGKHVLCEKPLANSLEEAEAMTAAAEGAVGSAMVGFTYRRVPAAAFARDLVQSGAVGEIRQVRAVYLQDWLVDPEAPLTWRLQKDLAGSGALGDLGAHAVDLAQFITGQKITAVSGTLNTFVHERPLLGHGSGLAGTATAERGTVTVDDLALFNSRFDGGAVGSFEATRMSTGRKNALRIEVAGSRGTISFDLEKMNSLGFYDATAPATRQGFTDIMVTEPEHPYISAWWPAGHMLGYEHGFSHQVKDFVEAISEGRQPEPSFADGLQVQRVLGGVERSASHESIWTGTES; from the coding sequence ATGATCGGCCACGGATTCATGGGTGCTGCCCATTCACAGGGATGGCGGGTTGCGCCGCGGTTTTTTGACCTTCCTGCCCGTCCGGAAATGACCTTGCTTGTTGGCCGGAACGCCGGGCGAACGGAAGCGGCTGCGCAGAAATGGGGATGGGAGCAGACGGAGACCGATTGGCGGGGTGCCATAGCCCGTGACGACGTCGATGTCATCGATATTGTCACACCTGGTGCTTCCCACGCCGAGATCGCCATAGCAGCCCTGGAAGCGGGCAAGCACGTGCTGTGCGAGAAACCGCTTGCCAACAGCCTTGAAGAGGCCGAAGCCATGACGGCGGCAGCGGAGGGCGCGGTCGGCAGCGCCATGGTTGGCTTCACCTACCGCCGGGTGCCGGCGGCAGCGTTCGCCAGGGACCTCGTTCAGTCCGGTGCCGTTGGAGAGATCCGGCAGGTACGCGCCGTTTACCTCCAGGATTGGCTGGTTGACCCCGAGGCTCCCCTGACCTGGCGCCTCCAGAAGGACCTTGCAGGTTCCGGTGCCTTGGGTGACTTGGGGGCCCACGCCGTCGACCTCGCGCAATTCATCACGGGCCAGAAGATCACTGCCGTCAGCGGCACCCTCAATACCTTTGTCCACGAACGGCCCCTTCTTGGCCACGGTTCGGGGCTGGCCGGGACCGCAACCGCAGAAAGAGGCACTGTCACGGTAGACGATCTTGCCCTCTTTAACAGCCGGTTCGACGGCGGCGCAGTCGGCTCCTTCGAAGCGACCCGCATGTCCACCGGCCGGAAGAACGCGCTCCGGATTGAAGTCGCCGGCTCGCGGGGAACTATTAGCTTCGATTTGGAAAAGATGAACTCGCTGGGTTTTTATGACGCAACGGCCCCTGCCACCCGCCAGGGATTCACCGACATCATGGTCACCGAACCTGAACACCCGTACATATCAGCCTGGTGGCCCGCCGGACACATGCTGGGCTATGAGCACGGTTTTTCACACCAGGTAAAAGACTTCGTGGAAGCCATATCCGAGGGGCGCCAACCGGAACCCTCCTTCGCCGACGGACTGCAGGTGCAAAGAGTCCTCGGCGGAGTGGAACGCAGCGCGTCACACGAGAGTATTTGGACCGGGACCGAAAGCTGA
- a CDS encoding substrate-binding domain-containing protein — MPAVLKKRKMLIPVGAFLAVGALVTGCTPGDEGGDSQPTNASVEGNEAEGDTVVIGFSGPAADHGWLGAINSAALAAAEDLPDVELRVAEGTNDANLQISQVEQFINDGVDAIVLLPTDGAALTQVATQATEAGIPVINVDREFSSPSAARATVLGDNYGMGVSAGNYICEKLGGNNDAVVAEIAGVDSLPLTQDRSRGFADALESCGLDVDNRVAADFTIAGGEATTSQLLSAAPKIDAIWNHDDDQGIGVLAAIDNAGRDEFFMVGGAGSANAMREIQSGESVLEATVIYPSTQAADGIRLARLIAQDKAMSDLVEVEVPKRIVLNAPVVTQENVEQYLPTAFES, encoded by the coding sequence ATGCCTGCAGTTCTCAAGAAACGGAAAATGCTCATCCCCGTCGGTGCCTTCCTTGCTGTTGGCGCCCTGGTCACGGGGTGCACGCCCGGGGATGAGGGCGGAGACAGCCAGCCCACCAATGCTTCGGTTGAGGGCAACGAGGCCGAGGGGGACACGGTTGTCATCGGCTTTTCGGGGCCGGCAGCAGATCATGGCTGGCTCGGTGCCATTAACAGTGCCGCCCTCGCCGCAGCGGAGGATCTTCCGGACGTGGAGTTGCGGGTCGCGGAAGGCACCAATGACGCCAACCTCCAGATCAGCCAGGTTGAACAGTTCATCAACGACGGCGTTGATGCCATTGTGCTGCTGCCGACGGACGGCGCTGCGCTGACCCAGGTGGCGACCCAGGCGACCGAGGCCGGAATCCCCGTGATCAACGTTGACCGGGAGTTCTCCAGCCCCTCTGCAGCCCGGGCCACCGTGCTGGGAGATAACTATGGCATGGGTGTCAGCGCAGGAAACTATATCTGCGAGAAGCTCGGCGGGAATAACGACGCCGTTGTTGCCGAAATAGCCGGTGTCGACTCGCTGCCGCTGACGCAGGATCGCAGCCGGGGCTTTGCGGACGCCCTCGAATCCTGCGGATTGGACGTGGACAACCGAGTGGCTGCGGACTTCACGATTGCGGGCGGAGAAGCGACCACGTCACAGCTGCTCTCCGCAGCCCCGAAGATCGATGCCATCTGGAACCACGATGACGATCAGGGCATCGGCGTCCTGGCGGCAATCGACAACGCCGGCCGGGATGAGTTCTTCATGGTCGGCGGCGCCGGATCGGCAAACGCCATGCGGGAGATCCAGTCCGGTGAAAGCGTCCTGGAAGCTACGGTGATCTACCCCTCCACCCAGGCAGCGGACGGAATCCGCCTGGCCCGGCTGATCGCGCAGGATAAGGCAATGAGTGACTTGGTAGAGGTAGAGGTCCCGAAGCGCATTGTCCTGAATGCCCCGGTAGTCACTCAGGAGAACGTCGAGCAGTATCTGCCGACCGCCTTCGAGTCCTAG
- a CDS encoding sugar ABC transporter ATP-binding protein codes for MFDEDQLPLLEVRGLSKQFGGVQVLKGVDLQVRSGEVHCVMGQNGAGKSTLIKTLSGVYEPDGGVILWEGQEVSLPHPTEALGLGIATMYQELDVVDGLTVTENIFLGHENASGGILRVREANALTRELLKRLGHSRLSPSAEVGSLSAANKQIVSLARALSRDTKLIIMDEPSAILDSGEVANLFRVIRELTAQGIAVVYISHRLEEIRQIGDRISVLKDGKSTASGLQVAETSRSELVRLMTGRDVENVFPPRHPPSPDAPVVLDVEDLELQGEFRKVSFHIKAGEILGFAGLVGSKRSEILETICGVRKPTSGRISVNGKRLRPGSVPAAVKAGIGLSPEERKSQGLILDEPVFKNVTLSTFERFARGGYLNEKAERDAARDQITALELRPADPDRPTRTLSGGNQQKILLARWVVHGTPVLLLDEPTRGVDVGARAEIYTLIRRLAADGAAIIVVSSEIEEVLGLADKVLVIDDGNVLVETNPSDIDEHGVLDLIMKGSAA; via the coding sequence ATGTTCGATGAAGATCAGCTCCCACTGCTCGAGGTGCGCGGCCTCTCGAAGCAGTTCGGTGGTGTCCAGGTACTCAAGGGTGTGGACCTGCAAGTGCGGTCCGGAGAGGTCCATTGCGTGATGGGCCAAAACGGCGCCGGCAAGTCCACCCTGATCAAGACCCTCTCCGGGGTGTACGAGCCGGACGGCGGGGTGATCCTCTGGGAGGGCCAGGAAGTCTCCCTCCCCCATCCCACTGAAGCACTGGGCCTGGGCATCGCGACCATGTACCAGGAGCTGGATGTCGTGGACGGCCTGACGGTGACGGAGAACATCTTCCTGGGACACGAGAACGCAAGCGGAGGGATACTGCGTGTCAGGGAGGCCAACGCACTGACACGGGAGCTGCTGAAGCGGCTCGGGCACAGTCGGCTCTCACCCTCGGCCGAGGTCGGATCGCTGTCCGCTGCCAACAAGCAGATTGTCAGCCTGGCGCGGGCTCTGTCCCGCGACACGAAGCTCATCATCATGGACGAGCCCAGCGCCATCCTCGATTCCGGTGAAGTGGCGAATCTTTTCCGCGTCATCCGGGAGCTCACCGCGCAGGGCATCGCCGTGGTCTACATCTCCCACCGACTCGAGGAGATACGCCAGATTGGTGACCGGATTTCCGTACTTAAGGACGGCAAGAGCACCGCCAGCGGCCTCCAGGTTGCGGAAACTTCACGATCGGAGCTGGTTCGGCTGATGACCGGACGGGACGTCGAGAATGTCTTCCCGCCACGGCATCCCCCTTCCCCGGATGCCCCGGTAGTACTCGACGTGGAAGACCTCGAGCTGCAGGGAGAGTTCCGGAAAGTCAGTTTCCACATCAAGGCGGGAGAGATCCTGGGCTTCGCGGGACTGGTCGGATCCAAGCGTTCGGAGATCTTGGAAACCATCTGCGGAGTACGGAAACCTACCTCCGGCAGGATCTCAGTCAACGGCAAACGACTCCGCCCCGGTTCAGTGCCCGCCGCCGTCAAGGCGGGAATCGGGCTCTCCCCGGAAGAACGGAAAAGCCAGGGACTCATCCTGGATGAGCCGGTTTTCAAGAACGTCACGCTGTCCACCTTCGAACGGTTTGCGCGCGGCGGGTACCTCAATGAAAAAGCCGAACGGGATGCCGCACGGGACCAGATCACCGCCCTGGAACTGCGGCCGGCCGATCCGGACCGTCCCACCCGCACCCTTTCGGGCGGCAACCAGCAGAAGATCCTGTTGGCCCGCTGGGTTGTCCACGGCACCCCTGTCCTGCTGCTCGACGAACCGACCAGGGGTGTCGACGTCGGCGCCCGCGCGGAAATCTACACCCTGATTCGCCGGCTCGCGGCAGACGGAGCAGCCATCATCGTCGTCTCCAGCGAGATCGAAGAGGTGCTGGGACTCGCTGACAAAGTACTCGTCATCGATGACGGCAACGTCCTGGTCGAAACCAACCCAAGCGACATTGACGAGCATGGCGTGCTCGATCTCATCATGAAGGGAAGTGCCGCGTGA
- a CDS encoding ABC transporter permease yields the protein MSEPNTTVADPTNTPPGGSGARNNPVKNALGGSAGRSLGLVLALGLLFAVGAITSGDRFLNVENLLTILRYASIIGVISIGVTFVITAGGIDLSVGSVMGLATVVASLTSIQLAATQSSWLLMVLVALAVGAGVGLLNGVVIAYGNVVAFIATLATLVGARGLAELISGRSTQIVTNRDFLKVMRGEFLGIPVLVWIFILAAAVGWFLLNRTTFGRRTVAIGGNREASRLAGIKVKRHLVALYVLSGFSAGIAAVMMLGRTTAGTSTHGLLYELDAIAAVVVGGTLLAGGRGTIMGTVLGVLIFATLTNIFTQNNLDTSVQAIVKGMIIVVAVLLQQRFASARPSKRGG from the coding sequence GTGAGCGAGCCCAACACCACGGTCGCTGATCCGACCAACACCCCGCCCGGGGGCAGCGGCGCCAGGAACAACCCGGTGAAAAATGCCCTGGGCGGTTCAGCGGGACGCAGCCTCGGCCTGGTCCTCGCGCTGGGCCTGCTCTTCGCCGTGGGCGCCATCACGAGCGGTGACCGGTTCCTGAACGTGGAGAACCTGCTCACCATCCTGAGGTACGCCTCCATCATTGGCGTCATCAGCATCGGCGTCACCTTTGTCATTACAGCCGGCGGAATCGACCTTTCCGTGGGTTCGGTCATGGGCCTGGCCACGGTGGTTGCCAGCCTGACGAGTATCCAGCTCGCAGCGACCCAGTCATCTTGGCTGCTCATGGTCCTGGTGGCCCTGGCCGTCGGTGCGGGAGTCGGCCTGCTCAACGGCGTGGTGATCGCCTACGGAAACGTCGTTGCGTTCATCGCCACGCTTGCCACGCTGGTGGGTGCGCGGGGGCTGGCCGAACTGATCTCCGGCCGCAGCACGCAGATCGTCACCAACCGGGACTTCCTCAAGGTCATGCGAGGAGAATTCCTCGGCATTCCCGTTCTAGTGTGGATCTTCATCCTGGCCGCAGCCGTGGGTTGGTTCTTGCTGAACCGCACCACGTTCGGCCGCAGGACCGTAGCCATTGGCGGGAACCGGGAAGCATCCCGGCTGGCAGGCATCAAGGTCAAGCGGCATCTGGTGGCACTGTACGTCCTGTCCGGGTTTTCCGCCGGCATCGCCGCAGTCATGATGCTCGGCCGGACAACGGCCGGCACCTCGACCCACGGCCTGCTCTACGAACTCGACGCGATTGCCGCCGTCGTTGTGGGCGGAACCCTGCTGGCGGGCGGCCGCGGCACCATCATGGGCACAGTCCTGGGTGTGCTCATCTTCGCCACCCTGACCAATATCTTCACGCAGAACAACCTAGACACTTCCGTCCAAGCCATCGTCAAAGGCATGATCATCGTCGTCGCGGTCCTGCTGCAGCAGCGCTTCGCTTCCGCGCGGCCGTCTAAACGGGGCGGCTAA
- a CDS encoding polyprenyl synthetase family protein gives MKFLDAEYTLETDAELGLVEEVLDQFFTDAKLRAVSLHPAYLSLWEAIERNAAGGKRFRPRLLMLAYRQLGGSDPTAAAKLGAVYELLHNAFLIHDDVIDRDPTRRGVPNVSGHYANKARRAGASAEAAQHAGMAAGLLAGDLSLAGAYRLHEAVEASGEVRQRLNGILDYAVFSSIGGELLDAEFALAVQMPSPEEVRTVARRKTAVYSFEAPLQAGALLAGAPASVAGRLADFGRDAGIAYQIADDVRGTFGDEEDTGKSNIGDLREGKRTVLLSYAATKPQWKEISQLVGSGELTAAGAGRIRDLLTECGAREHAVHLASEHAHAAVKQLGEEIPAGLAGSLERLLFSLLAELHSL, from the coding sequence GTGAAATTCCTTGACGCGGAGTACACCTTGGAAACCGATGCTGAGCTGGGACTGGTCGAAGAGGTGCTGGACCAGTTCTTTACGGATGCCAAGCTCCGGGCTGTCTCCCTCCATCCGGCCTACCTCAGCCTGTGGGAAGCGATCGAACGGAACGCAGCCGGCGGAAAACGCTTTCGTCCGCGCCTGCTCATGCTCGCTTACCGCCAGCTGGGAGGATCCGACCCCACCGCAGCGGCCAAACTCGGCGCGGTCTATGAACTCCTCCACAACGCGTTCCTCATTCACGACGATGTAATTGACCGGGACCCCACGAGGCGTGGGGTCCCTAATGTGTCGGGGCACTACGCCAATAAGGCCAGGCGTGCGGGCGCATCCGCGGAGGCTGCACAGCACGCCGGCATGGCTGCCGGGCTGCTGGCTGGGGACCTTTCCCTGGCAGGGGCCTACCGCCTCCACGAAGCGGTTGAAGCGAGCGGGGAGGTGCGGCAGCGGCTGAACGGCATCCTGGACTACGCCGTGTTCTCTTCCATCGGAGGCGAACTCCTCGATGCTGAGTTCGCCCTGGCGGTTCAAATGCCCTCCCCCGAGGAGGTTCGGACTGTGGCCCGCCGTAAGACCGCTGTCTATTCCTTTGAGGCACCGCTTCAAGCCGGCGCCTTGCTGGCAGGGGCCCCAGCCTCCGTTGCCGGAAGGCTCGCCGACTTCGGACGGGATGCCGGAATTGCCTACCAGATTGCCGATGACGTTCGCGGGACGTTCGGCGATGAAGAGGACACTGGAAAGTCGAACATCGGAGACCTCCGGGAGGGCAAACGGACCGTCCTGCTCTCCTATGCAGCCACTAAGCCGCAGTGGAAAGAGATTTCACAGCTCGTAGGATCAGGGGAACTGACGGCCGCAGGGGCTGGGCGGATCCGTGACCTGTTGACGGAGTGCGGGGCACGGGAGCACGCTGTCCATCTGGCATCCGAACACGCACACGCCGCAGTGAAACAACTTGGGGAAGAGATTCCCGCTGGGCTTGCCGGGAGCTTGGAAAGACTCTTGTTTTCCCTCCTTGCGGAGCTCCATTCCCTCTGA
- a CDS encoding ROK family protein, whose protein sequence is MFATARTHPGSNRDSSRQHNLSTVLRLVHSTAGISRAQLTRTTGLNRSTIAVLVAELSQLGLAVESDLDTAQLHGRPSIKIDPSPAALALVVNPDVDVVSVALVSLGGHIVNTVRFHTVRAPSGVEVVNIVTAVYSGMRTSLPAGHRVMGVGLAIPGLVRTDDGTVIEAPHLGWQDEPLSSRLGEALGLPVFTANDAVVGARAQAAFGAGRGVADLLYLYGGASGIGGGVISDGRLIRGAAGFAGQLGHTHVRTGGTACTCGSSGCLEAEVTRAALIEAVGLPSGEIENLEEALLEKLQDGSSNDELCAVISHQIGLLAVGLKTVMSLLNPSAIVLGGFLRILVRAAPGALEEALAGCGPRRPWENVRIELAPLGEDQILIGAAELVFEPLLADPAGYLQGLAGE, encoded by the coding sequence ATGTTTGCCACCGCCCGCACGCATCCGGGCAGCAACCGGGATTCGAGCCGCCAGCACAACCTCTCCACCGTCCTGCGGCTAGTGCACTCCACTGCTGGCATATCCCGTGCCCAGCTCACCCGGACAACCGGGCTCAACCGTTCCACGATCGCAGTCCTTGTCGCCGAGCTATCCCAGCTGGGCCTGGCAGTGGAGAGCGACTTGGATACAGCACAGCTGCACGGCCGTCCGAGCATCAAGATCGATCCCAGCCCCGCCGCTCTAGCGCTGGTTGTCAACCCTGATGTCGACGTCGTAAGCGTGGCCCTGGTCTCCCTGGGCGGCCACATAGTCAACACTGTCCGGTTCCATACGGTCCGGGCACCGTCCGGCGTTGAGGTGGTCAACATCGTGACAGCCGTCTATTCGGGGATGCGCACTTCCCTGCCCGCAGGCCACCGGGTCATGGGCGTGGGACTGGCAATCCCCGGGCTCGTGCGGACCGACGACGGAACGGTCATCGAAGCGCCCCACCTGGGCTGGCAGGACGAGCCGCTGAGCTCCCGCCTTGGGGAAGCGCTGGGACTGCCGGTGTTCACAGCGAATGATGCCGTTGTGGGGGCCCGCGCCCAGGCGGCGTTTGGTGCCGGACGGGGCGTGGCCGACCTGCTTTATCTCTACGGCGGTGCCAGCGGCATCGGCGGGGGCGTCATCAGCGACGGACGCCTGATCCGGGGAGCGGCAGGGTTTGCCGGGCAGCTGGGCCACACGCACGTACGTACCGGCGGCACCGCCTGTACCTGCGGCTCCTCCGGCTGCCTGGAAGCCGAGGTCACCAGGGCTGCCCTGATCGAGGCAGTTGGCCTGCCCTCCGGGGAAATCGAAAACCTTGAGGAAGCCCTTCTGGAGAAGCTTCAGGACGGGTCCTCCAACGATGAGCTGTGCGCCGTCATCTCTCACCAGATCGGATTGCTGGCCGTGGGCTTGAAAACGGTGATGAGCCTCCTGAACCCCTCAGCTATTGTCCTAGGCGGGTTCCTTCGCATCCTGGTGCGTGCGGCGCCCGGCGCTTTGGAGGAAGCCCTCGCCGGCTGCGGACCCCGCAGACCCTGGGAAAACGTGAGAATCGAGCTCGCCCCGCTCGGGGAAGACCAGATCCTGATAGGTGCAGCGGAGCTGGTTTTCGAACCTCTGCTGGCTGACCCGGCAGGCTACCTGCAAGGGCTGGCAGGAGAGTGA